From the Halomonas meridiana genome, one window contains:
- the pglZ gene encoding BREX-1 system phosphatase PglZ type A, with protein sequence MSSQIQTALTRLFDKHRIIFWYDTKQELRGDFETVSIPHVEKLEIANNEYGLKYRILRESPEQKFLLYKEGPQPEDLDNWLLDVQLAHGEFRTDQVAIWLSELELGLEFAEVAQAHAEFFQAIKRKEALKKLLKSDDTAGQLRLKMLAVCAGSEPRIDSVVETLLQQLAEDRDDGIRLIERCGLDSFLWEQLTRFYGYEASEPSLRDFVIELFKSCYAMGTDGDVKLTGDALVFLKRWKDSRQFEQGFETLSAECAEVLGIEQDLGKRDFRDLVELDYFRLIDQKIISDLVRAVVGRTVTSGDVALWVRQRRQGHWYGEFRHLYEAIEFAARFVQMLGEARLTMDSLSDGVQRYSRSWFQLDQLYRKFTYHVRMSGQASLMGELSEQVENLYTNNYLLKLGDDFQVHVDAAPRWEAYPVVQQKAFFEHWVRPYLRKDKRICVIISDAMRYEIGDELLGLIRQEDRYSAELEPALSTLPSYTQLGMAALLPNKSLAIADNDTGTVLVDGQSSQGTVNRTKILQAALDGRGQAVKAEDFMQLNREDSRELLKGNDVLCIYHNRIDHTGDKMHSEGQAFEAAEQTLDDLIRLIKKLTAANANNLLITADHGFIYQNRELDESDFLGDAVSGDDIRYRDRRFVLGKGLSASPAFHHFSSEQLGLDGDMEVQIPKSINRLRLKGSGSRFVHGGASLQEVVIPVLKVNKKRQSDVSAVEVDILRGASSVITSGQLAVTLYQSGPVTEKVQPRNLRAGIYTQSGELISDSHELSFDLTSENPRERELQVRFVLSRKADEANGQEVFLKLEEQHAGTSHYKEYKSLRYLMRRSFTSDFDF encoded by the coding sequence ATGAGTAGCCAGATTCAAACGGCTCTGACGCGACTGTTTGATAAGCACCGGATCATTTTCTGGTACGACACCAAGCAAGAGCTGCGCGGTGATTTCGAGACGGTTTCCATTCCGCACGTGGAGAAGCTGGAAATTGCCAACAACGAGTACGGCCTGAAATATCGCATCCTTCGGGAGTCACCGGAACAGAAATTCTTGTTGTACAAGGAGGGGCCGCAACCGGAGGATCTGGATAACTGGTTGCTGGACGTACAGCTGGCCCACGGCGAGTTCCGGACCGACCAGGTGGCCATCTGGCTATCCGAACTGGAATTGGGCCTGGAGTTTGCCGAGGTGGCCCAGGCTCACGCGGAGTTTTTCCAGGCGATCAAGCGCAAGGAGGCGCTGAAGAAGCTGCTGAAATCGGATGACACTGCCGGTCAGCTTCGCCTGAAGATGCTGGCTGTCTGTGCCGGTAGCGAGCCGCGTATAGACTCGGTGGTGGAAACCCTGCTGCAGCAACTGGCGGAAGACCGTGATGATGGCATCCGGCTGATCGAACGATGCGGCTTGGATAGCTTCCTTTGGGAACAGCTCACCCGCTTCTACGGCTACGAGGCCAGTGAACCCAGCCTGCGCGATTTCGTGATCGAGCTGTTCAAGTCCTGCTACGCCATGGGTACCGATGGCGATGTCAAACTGACCGGCGACGCCCTGGTGTTCCTCAAACGCTGGAAAGACAGCCGGCAGTTCGAGCAGGGGTTTGAAACCCTGTCTGCCGAGTGTGCCGAGGTCCTGGGCATTGAGCAGGATCTCGGTAAGCGGGACTTCCGAGACCTGGTTGAGCTGGACTACTTCCGGCTAATCGACCAGAAGATTATCAGTGACCTAGTGCGGGCGGTGGTTGGCCGCACGGTCACCAGCGGCGATGTGGCATTGTGGGTACGGCAGCGGCGCCAGGGCCACTGGTACGGGGAGTTTCGCCACCTGTATGAGGCCATTGAGTTTGCGGCCCGTTTTGTCCAGATGCTCGGTGAGGCTCGTCTCACCATGGACAGCCTCTCCGACGGTGTTCAGCGATACAGCCGCTCCTGGTTCCAATTGGATCAGCTCTATCGCAAGTTTACCTACCATGTGCGCATGTCTGGCCAGGCATCGTTGATGGGCGAGCTCAGTGAGCAGGTGGAGAATCTATATACCAACAACTACCTGCTCAAGCTGGGCGATGACTTCCAGGTTCACGTGGACGCCGCGCCGCGCTGGGAGGCCTATCCGGTCGTTCAGCAAAAGGCCTTTTTCGAGCACTGGGTTCGCCCTTACCTGCGCAAGGACAAGCGGATCTGCGTGATCATTTCCGACGCCATGCGCTACGAGATTGGTGACGAGCTGCTGGGCCTTATCCGGCAGGAAGATCGCTACAGCGCGGAGCTCGAGCCGGCTCTCTCGACCCTGCCCAGCTATACCCAGCTCGGTATGGCGGCGCTGCTGCCCAACAAGTCCTTGGCGATCGCCGACAACGATACCGGCACGGTATTGGTGGATGGCCAAAGCTCACAGGGCACGGTCAACCGTACCAAAATCCTGCAGGCCGCCCTGGATGGTCGGGGCCAGGCCGTCAAGGCGGAGGATTTTATGCAGCTCAACCGGGAAGACAGCCGGGAACTACTCAAAGGTAATGATGTGCTGTGCATCTACCACAACCGCATCGATCACACCGGCGACAAGATGCATTCAGAGGGGCAGGCCTTTGAAGCCGCAGAACAAACCCTGGATGACCTGATTCGTCTGATCAAGAAGCTCACGGCGGCCAACGCCAATAACCTGCTGATCACCGCTGACCATGGCTTTATTTACCAGAACCGTGAGCTGGATGAGAGTGACTTCCTGGGCGACGCCGTTTCTGGCGATGATATTCGCTACCGGGACCGTCGGTTCGTGCTGGGTAAGGGGTTGTCCGCCTCTCCGGCGTTCCATCACTTCTCGTCCGAGCAGCTTGGGCTGGATGGCGATATGGAAGTGCAGATTCCCAAGTCCATCAACCGACTGCGCCTTAAAGGCTCTGGCAGCCGCTTTGTGCATGGCGGCGCATCCCTTCAGGAAGTTGTGATTCCAGTCCTGAAGGTCAACAAGAAGCGCCAGAGTGATGTCAGTGCCGTTGAAGTGGACATCCTGCGTGGGGCCAGCTCGGTGATCACTTCCGGCCAACTGGCCGTCACCTTGTATCAGTCCGGGCCGGTTACCGAGAAAGTACAGCCTCGTAACCTGCGGGCCGGGATTTATACCCAGTCAGGGGAGTTGATTTCGGACAGTCACGAACTGTCGTTTGACCTGACCTCGGAGAACCCCCGCGAGCGGGAGCTTCAGGTGCGCTTTGTGCTCAGCCGCAAGGCGGACGAGGCCAACGGCCAGGAGGTCTTCCTAAAGCTGGAAGAACAGCAC